AGTAACAGGATTTTTAATACCATTAATAATGCCTGTTAACATTCCACTTTGGATGCTTGCTATTTCAATAGCATTTGCAATTGTAATCGGGAAAGAAGTTTTTGGAGGAACAGGAATGAATATTCTCAATCCTGCACTTACTGCAAGAGTATTTTTATTTTTTGCATATCCGCAAAAAATATCCGGAGCAATAGACGTTTCAGGAACTCCTGTTTGGACAAGTACCGCAGGAGGCACAGCTACAGATGCTTTTACAGGTGCAACACCACTTTCTTATGCAGCCGAAGGTGCATTGGATAAATTACCAAAACTTTCAGAACTTTTTATTGGAACAGTTCAAGGCTCAATTGGAGAAACATCAACATTAGCTATACTTATAGGTGCAATTATTCTTTTACTAACAGCTACTGCAAGTTGGAGAATAATGTTATCGGTATTTGTTGGAGGTATTGCAATGACATTAATTTTTAATGCTTTTGGTGCCAATGAATTTATGACCTTAACACCAATGCAACAATTATGTCTTGGCGGTTTTGCTTTTGGAGCTGTATTTATGGCAACAGACCCTGTAAGTGCTACACAAACAAATATGGGAAAATATATTTACGGTTTTTTAATTGGGCTTCTTGCAATATTAGTAAGAGTTATAAATCCTGCATATCCGGAAGGAATGATGATGGCTATTTTACTAATGAATATTTTTGCACCACTAATTGACCATTATATTGTTGAATCAAATATTAAAAAACGACTTAAACGCTTTTCAAAAGTAGTTAATAATTAGCTTCTTTAAAAAGCTTAAAAAATTTTAATAATGTTTACAAACAGATATATTTTTATTTATGCCTCAGTAATGATAATAATTGTGGCATCGATATTGGCAACAGCAGCAAGCCTGCTAAAGCCATATCAGGAAAAGAATATTGAGATTGAAAAAATCAAAAATATTCTTACAACAGTAGAAGTTATTAATGAAGGTGAAAAATACCTCGCTGATGAACTGTATCAAAAATATGATAAAGTAGTCACTAAGGAACTTGTTATTGATAATAAAGGAAATATAAAAGAAGGAAAACGTGCATTTGATGTAGAGCTTGCCAAAGAAATGAAAAAATCTGCGGAAAATAGAGATTTACCAATATTTGTAGCAACACCTAAAAAGGGCAAAACAAATTACATCATTCCAGTGCGAGGGAAAGGTTTATGGGGTCCGGTTTGGGGTTATATTTCTATAAAAGAGGATGGCAAAACAATAGAAGGAGCAACTTTCGGACACAAAGGAGAAACTCCTGGCTTGGGTGCTGAAATTATTTACAAAGATTTTCGCGATCAATTTATTGGAGATCAAATTTTTGATGAAAAATGGAATTTCACTTCCGTAAAAGTTGTTAAAGGAGGTGCTAATCCTGATGATTTACACGGAGTGGATGCTATTTCAGGAGGAACACTCACATGCAACGGTGTTTCCGATATGTTGTATGATTGCTTAAAAGAATATCAATTATTTTTCAAAAACATTGAAAATAATAAATAAATGAATACTGTTAAAAAAGAAAGAGAACCATTTTTTTCTGCCCAGTATATGAAACTGGTAAAAAATCCATTGAACCAAGATAATCCAATTACCGTTCAGGTTTTGGGAATTTGTTCGGCTCTTGCAGTTACTGCTAAGCTAAAACCTTCAATTGTAATGTCATTAT
This region of Bacteroidota bacterium genomic DNA includes:
- the nqrC gene encoding NADH:ubiquinone reductase (Na(+)-transporting) subunit C codes for the protein MFTNRYIFIYASVMIIIVASILATAASLLKPYQEKNIEIEKIKNILTTVEVINEGEKYLADELYQKYDKVVTKELVIDNKGNIKEGKRAFDVELAKEMKKSAENRDLPIFVATPKKGKTNYIIPVRGKGLWGPVWGYISIKEDGKTIEGATFGHKGETPGLGAEIIYKDFRDQFIGDQIFDEKWNFTSVKVVKGGANPDDLHGVDAISGGTLTCNGVSDMLYDCLKEYQLFFKNIENNK
- a CDS encoding NADH:ubiquinone reductase (Na(+)-transporting) subunit B, with the translated sequence MKALRKQIDKIKPHFIKGGKFSWLQSTFEAFETFIFVPNTVTKIKGAHIRDSNDSKRTMIFVVIALIPVFLFGSWNIGHQHDIAIGNTENTIFLQFWFGFLKILPLLIVSYIVCFGIEFGFAQMRGHEVNEGVLVTGFLIPLIMPVNIPLWMLAISIAFAIVIGKEVFGGTGMNILNPALTARVFLFFAYPQKISGAIDVSGTPVWTSTAGGTATDAFTGATPLSYAAEGALDKLPKLSELFIGTVQGSIGETSTLAILIGAIILLLTATASWRIMLSVFVGGIAMTLIFNAFGANEFMTLTPMQQLCLGGFAFGAVFMATDPVSATQTNMGKYIYGFLIGLLAILVRVINPAYPEGMMMAILLMNIFAPLIDHYIVESNIKKRLKRFSKVVNN